In a single window of the Acyrthosiphon pisum isolate AL4f chromosome X, pea_aphid_22Mar2018_4r6ur, whole genome shotgun sequence genome:
- the LOC107884845 gene encoding casein kinase I-like, with protein MLKPCAEQGRRDDLESLGYVLLYLVKGTLPWMKNIEGEDFDVKKCGDLKKKSHKTLCADLPENFGKYFDYVRKLEFFETPDYDELINLFQTVYKREEFPDDNLFD; from the exons ATGCTTAAACCGTGTGCAGAACAAGGTCGCAGAGACGATTTGGAATCTCTTGGATACGTTCTACTGTACTTGGTCAAAGGCACGTTACCTTGGATGAAAAACATTGAGGGAGAAGATTTTGATGTGAAAAAGTGTGgagatctgaaaaaaaaatcacataaaactCTTTGTGCTGATTTACCAG aaaattttggCAAATATTTTGACTACGTAAGAAAATTGGAGTTCTTCGAAACTCCCGATTACGATGAGTTGATAAATCTTTTTCAAACCGTTTACAAACGAGAAGAATTTCCTGATGACAATTTATTCGATTAG